CAGTCAACCATTGACTATATCAACTTTTTAGAATCAGAGAAAAACAGATGCTATAAAGAGTTGGAAGATAACGAAGCTTGTATTGCCAGACTCAAACAGTCGAATATAGAGCTAACTCAAAAAGTTGTTGATGTGACGTGGAAGGATATGAGAAGGGTAGCTAAAGCTCGGTTATCTCGTAGAAAATATGGGGTTAAAATCGGATGAAACTAAGAATTAAATACTTACGTCAAGCATTAGGCTTAACTCAAAGTGCTTTTGCTGCTAAAGCTCACGTTCACAAAAATATGATAGCTAACTATGAGTCTCAAAATTCAAACCCAAGTTTAAAACAGATTGAGAAAATCGTATTAGCATTTAACGTTGAACCAGCATGGCTTGCAGGATGGGACACAAAACCTCAAATTGTTGTCAAAGAAAAAATTGTCAGGGTTCAGGACCCATCAGCTCGTATTCCAAATGATTGGAAAAATGATGAGTGTGGTAGGTTGATCAATTGGGTTGAGGTACAAACATCTGGAGAAATAATCACGAATAAAGGTCAGTAAAAATGAAACTATCCAAAAAAGATTACGATTTACTCGATAAGGAGTTGATGCAATTCAAAGATATTGACAAATCTATTGCAACAAGACAGATGGAATTGATGTCCAAAGATGGCATTAACTTTATAACTTATCGCACAAACGGTCTTCTCAATCATCCAGATATGATAGTTGAGAAGTGGAGTGATGACCTGATTTTACGCAACATGGATATTTTTAAAGAGACTGTCCAAAAACTTATTGAGGAAATGGATAATGAGCAGAAAGAAATATTTTCTTTACATTGGCTTAATCATCAATATAGTTGGGAGGAAGTCATGTTTTACATCAATTGTAGTAAGTCATCAATCTACCGCAAGCGTAAAGCAATTTTAAAAATTTACGCTAAATTGAAAGGTTGGCACTAAAAGCATATTGTAGTGCCACAAAAAAGAAGTTATTATGATAGCGTGAAATATTGAATATCAGAAGCAAGAAACTGTTGGAACGATTTGAATATCATTATTTCTAAAGGAGACAAGAGCAAATGTTCTTGTCTTTTTACTTTTTAGGAGGTGATAAAGTGTGAAGATAGTACAACCAATCAGAGATACTGATCAGATTGATATGATGAAGGATTATTTAAAAGATTGGAATCCAAGGAACTTTTTGCTACTACTTTTTGGATTAAATACTGGATTGAGGATAGGTGATATCCTACCGCTAAAAGTAAAGCATGTCACAGCTAGCAATCATATAGACATAATAGAACAAAAAACAGGTAAGCAGAAGCAGTTTCCTATCAATAAGACGTTAAGACGAGAGATAGACAAGTATATTAAAGAGAAAGAACTAAAGCCTTGGGATTATCTATTTGAAAGTCGCAAAAAGTGTACAGAACCAGGAAAAGAAGGTCAGAAGCAACCAATAAGCAGAGAGCAAGCTTGGAAGATACTCAATCAAGCTGCTAAGCAATTTGGCATACATCATATAGGTACGCATAGCATGAGAAAGTCGTTTGGTTATCACATGTATCAAAAGACCCAAGATATAGCGATGCTGATGGAGATGTTTAATCATTCTTCACCAGATATTACTTTAAGATACATTGGCATAAACCAAGAAAAAATAGATGATGCTGTGGCTGATTTCAGCCTGTAATATTTTTTTAGTTTTATTTAATAACACAAAATGAAAAAATGTTGCATTACCTTTTCAGGAATTGGATGCTTAGCTTAGTAATCATCATTGATTTGATAGCTTTTCAGGAAATTAACAATATATAAGATATGTGACATTGAGAGAGGAAAAATAAATGAAACCTAATCGTTATCCATACGGTAAATCACATTCGAGGAACAATATAACCAAACCAATAAAAGAGCTGGTAATTATTTTTAGAGAAGATGAATCTATCCCTGAAGTAATACTAAACGGAATTAATCTTAAAAATAGCAGAGCAGGCCTAGTATCTATTAACCTTAACTGGCATACAAAGAATGTTCAGTCAATCGATGAGTTAGTAGAGCGCAAAGTATCACTTGAATACTACGATAATCCAGGTTTAGATATGTCGCTTTGTAAGTTGTCTCAATCGTTTAAATTAATATAAGAATTTTAAAATGGAGGTGCAAAATGAAATTTATTAAGTTGACAGTAGAAGAACAAGAAATAACATCAGTCGTAGGAAACAAAGCATTTACACTACCAGAACATATAACTCTAATACCAGTTGAAAACATCATCCAAGTTTTCGAAAACAAAAATTTGAAAAGTGGATTAGTCACTTGTGTTTCCGTTGTTTTTAAGTATTCCCAAGCAACAGAGGAAATATTAGTTAAAGAGTCAATCCACGAAATCAATAGATTGCTAAACAAGTAAAGGTGGATTGTTATGTACAAAATAGCGCCAAAAGGAATGATAATGTTTATCGCTAACAAATATTGCGAAGTAAGACCCAAAAGCATCCACAAGGGAATTGAGTGGGCTTGGAAATGGTATCAGAGTTTTAACAAAGGAAGTTTGGTGCCGTATGAATGGCTAGAGTATCACAATCAATTTAAAAAGGAACATGATTATCCATGTTTTAAAAAATAATTATTATTTATGGCTAGGGAATGTAATGCGAAAAACAAAAATTGAAAAAGAGTTTAGCCATCACATTATGTGGCTACAAAGATACTACAAAAAGTCTCAAGGCAATCCACTAAATTCCATATTGCTACAGATGCTAGAGGAGAAAGAGGAAGAGACAGGTCTTGATAGGTTTAATGATATTGACTGTCGTATTTACTTTGCCTGGCTGTCAGCAATAAGTTACATGATAAACCATACAGATAGCAACATGATGCAGCTAATCAAAGATGTCTATGTTCATCGCATACTAAATATGACAGGAGCTGGTGCTAAGTACCTCAACTATGCTGAGACACAGACACAACAAAAGGTCAGAGATTGGTTTGTTGAGCTTAACAGACAACATTACGAAAAGGTAATTGCCAATGATTAAGATTGATACGACAAGCAAAGAGTCTATGTATCGCACCTTCTACCACAAGACAGAGTGGAGGAAGCTCAGAGAGATTGCAATCATCAGAGATAAGAGAGAGTGTGTTTGGTGCAGGCAGAATGGCAAGAGGACAACAACAAACCTCGAAGTTGAT
The genomic region above belongs to Streptococcus pyogenes and contains:
- a CDS encoding helix-turn-helix domain-containing protein; this encodes MKLRIKYLRQALGLTQSAFAAKAHVHKNMIANYESQNSNPSLKQIEKIVLAFNVEPAWLAGWDTKPQIVVKEKIVRVQDPSARIPNDWKNDECGRLINWVEVQTSGEIITNKGQ
- a CDS encoding site-specific integrase; this encodes MKIVQPIRDTDQIDMMKDYLKDWNPRNFLLLLFGLNTGLRIGDILPLKVKHVTASNHIDIIEQKTGKQKQFPINKTLRREIDKYIKEKELKPWDYLFESRKKCTEPGKEGQKQPISREQAWKILNQAAKQFGIHHIGTHSMRKSFGYHMYQKTQDIAMLMEMFNHSSPDITLRYIGINQEKIDDAVADFSL
- a CDS encoding HNH endonuclease, which encodes MIKIDTTSKESMYRTFYHKTEWRKLREIAIIRDKRECVWCRQNGKRTTTNLEVDHIKEVKDYPELALDLANLRTLCKNCHNRRHGRYQKKENRWDDETFEW